The segment GTTCATGATCAAAGATAAAGCAAAGATAAAATTGTGAGTATGCTGTATaaaggcaagaaaaaaacatactgTCATCATGTGCATAAAGCTAAAACTACTACCTCTGGCTACAGCAAGGAGGACTTGCTGCAGCAAATAGGGAGGAGTGAGaacatgaatgaaatgttcCCTGACGCTCCTCCACAAGGCCTGCGTGGATCATAAATCAAAGTTGAGCACTCAATTTTCAGAACTGCTTGGTCCCATTCAGGGTCGCAGCTcccggagcccatcccgggataCTGGGCGCAGGGCGGGACCGCAATTCCAACACACAACCTgattgtgtgaggtgtgaggccacgtcacGACCCCCTAAATCATGCTGAAGATCATAAATCAATTTGAACACCGGCCATGCAGTAGTAGGGAAGCCACCTACACTGTGATTAATTACCCAGGATTACCCTCTGGGCCAAGAGGTTGTGTGATCTTATCTGCAGGAGATGGAGCTTTAGAGACTTTTAATAgaaaatatttcttcttttggCCTAAGCATCTGCTCTACATCACTTTATATAACATATTAATTTTGTGGGGATTGTCAAAACTATATTAAGGACTACAATGTATTCCTATGAATATCAATAAATGTTATATGGTTTCCAGCATACTCTCAATATATCTCTAAATATTCTCATGATGCAGTCATTCATTCTAACAGACATTTGAAATCATAGACAtagaaatcataaaaaaagtttttactgtttttgtctttttttttgtgtgacacATGCTcagttaaaaataatatataggTCAGTGTAGGGTTGAAATGTTTTTGCTGTCCAAAGGCTTTCTGATAGAAGCTTTACTTGCTAAcatgtttaatacatggtggaaaaagaaaacataaatgtaGGAAAATAATATAGTGTATTTTTAATAACAGGTTCAGTGATTGGACGTCTTAACACAACAAAAGTTCATTCAGAAactcatgtgcacacacacacacacacacacacacagtcctgatACTGTAAATGCTGCAGACTGCCATGAACAAAGGCTGTCTAGGCAACCTCTGGTCCTGGGCTCACGTAGGTTCCATTCCACTTTTGGGACCAGGCACAATCCAGCGTTGCACTCAGACATCTTCACACAAAGGTCAACATGTTcctctgttctgtttgttcAGGGGTCACTGTGGGTCACTAGAGCCAGTTATGAGCAGCCCAGTGTTCAATCTAGTGAAAACCTTTCATAAACCTATTTTAAGTATCTCCTGCTAATCAATTTTTCCAAACGTTCAGTCTGAACCAAACTGCAACTACCCAGtgggataaaaataaaagtagacCCATTAAAATTATACGACTCCTGCAAATGACACTGAGAGCCCGAACACAGACTGCTGATTAAGACATCTGAGTGACAGCCTGtagctcctcctctctccctcacgGCTCCTCATTTTGGTCACTTGACCTTGGGTTTGGCACCGCCAGGGGTGGAGTCGGGGCTGATGCCTCCACCTTGGGACAGACGATAAAGGCTGTGATAGAGATGGGAGGCAGTGGACAATGAGATGAGTATGAAGCAGACAATTGGAAGGACTAAAAACATCAGATAATGTAACCTGttaacttacttttattttctgcaatgtttcatattttaatatcaatGGCACATGAATTACTGTGGTGCCTGAAGCTTCTTTCTCAACAAAACCCCAATGATTCCTGCCATCTGGCCATCTAGCAGTGTATCTGTGCCACCAGGACGAGCACACTTAGTAGATTAGTAATAGTAGTAAGGTGAGTTGTATTTATTGCCACAGAATTTTCCTGAAGTAAGTACAGATCCGGCTTTGGCACTTTCAATAAAACTGTTCCAATCTCCTATGTTCTTGTTGTATAGCACATATGGAAAGGCTTTTATTTCACTACTAAACATAACTGATTTCAACTTTCCATTTCTTACAGTTGGATTTTTGCCACTACCCTTCcggattttaataatgcaagtCAATAAACGGACCCTTAAGGAAACGCAGGTTAATCTCTTCCACGTTTGTTGGATGGATATCTGAAGCATACTATCACTGCAGTATATGAATCCagacagtaataaaaaaaaaatcttttgtgaCAATATTCAGCCTCTCTCAGTTGGAGAGCATTACTCCGTTCAGCCAGAAGGGAGAGATATACACTCACATGTCCTTGATGTTCTCAGTGTGGGCCCGCACTGCAGCAACAACGCTGTCCACTTTCTCCTGAAATTGCAGCAGATAGCACCATAAGCCACGGATGCTGAGCAAGGCTGTAAGTGTACACGTATGCTGACGTAGGAAAGACCAGTAATTAGCAAACCTTTAAAATGACAGTCCCTATCACGACAAGGACAAACCATGAACATGAAAGAAATCCAGAGCAAATACTAATCAGTAAAGGTTCATAATAAGATGATCTGAAAATAAGCATCTGAAAAAACGCTGAACACTTGGACAGCTTGGACTGTCAGTTTTGGTTTGATTAAACAGCCAAATGCTTAAGAAAGACGCCccagacacacaccaacaacactGATGGGTTAACCTAGTTTAAAAATgaggtgtatatatatatatatctatatatatctaacggcaataaattaaatgtacatCTTTTAGACAAGTCTGATTTACCTGGTGCTGCTTGTAGAACACTGGAAGAGAGAACACTGCAATCACCCCTGGGGAACAGCAGTAGAGAAGCAGTCACACtctgtttttgtatatatttattattcctCCAAAAGAGAGCAAATAATTTGCCATTTATCAGAAATTGCCATAATGCAGTCTGTAAATCTCCCCCCAGAATAAATGGGCCTTAATGAATGGGCGGCTGTCTGTGGATTACGGCCGTCTTACATAAGCCTTACCAGTGATCAGCAGGGTAAGGCCATTGCACAGATTTCCCAGGTACGTCACCAGGTACATTAGCagcaggaactgaaaacaaagcAAGAGGCATTTCATCTTTCTCTCAGTCATCGTGAGATCCGAAGTCGGGAAAATCTgtcatttaaatgattaatatgTGGCTAAATTTATAATGATGAATGTGAGCAGACTCTGCAGTGAAGGGGTTGCTGACATTATTTCTCCCCAGTTCATGCCGAAACCCGAGACCCCCTTTTTTCGGACAGGGCGAGCGAACCCCTTCTCCTGTCTCACTTGGCAGAGTACCAGCCATGTCACATACCATCCAGGTCATGCTGCAGTTCAATGGGGTAGTGAAGCTGTCTGGAGCTGGTAGCAAATTCTGCTCTGTATGTCATGATGTGTGTATGATGTCATATCCCTACAGTAGTGAGAATGCAGAGTCAATTCTTTTACTGGAACTGGAGTCCCAAGATGTCAATGATGAGCCAAACAGCACAAAAATCTGCCGAAATAacacaacaacagcaaaaaaaaaaaatctatatttatgAACTCAACTCTAGACTCAATGGACACACTTATTTAATTTCAAGATTTCATAAGACCATTTTAATTTTAACTGACAGGCTAACTATAAGCAGCAAACAGCATCACTACAGTAATGTTTATtgtattatctttattaaaattataatgattttaatttattttgaaatagtaacactattacattttaaatcgGGTAACTtgtaattataaaaaattacatttccaagTAATCTTCCATCAGGtgaattaaactaattaaaatgcatttctatGCTCCATCACAATTGTTTGTCTGTGGGTCTGTTTGTGTCTTAAAGCAAGGGAGACCACGACTAATCATTCAACAGTAATACAACAGCCAGAGAAAGGGCAGAAAAAGGAATGAACAGAAAGCAAACCTGATGCCAGGTTTAAATAGGTCAGTGGTCCTCTTTAAATTGGCTCTCGCTGTTTCTGAATTGTACAGTAAATATGCCATTAGGGAGAAACCGGAACAGATGAAGCCCTAATGAATAAAATTCTGACTGCAACGTCAGTTGTGCTCTGCCTTATAAACCAACCGTGGTTATCAGTGGCCTTAATAAACTCTGAAGGCCTTTTCAGGGTTGTGCTGAAATTCTCCATTCTGACAGACCTCTGTGCTACGCTGAGCTGATATTTCAGCAATGGGTGAAagtaaagaaagtgaagtacCTTGAGCGAGTCGCAGAGACTGCTGACAAAAAAGAGTCGCTTCACAGCATCGACTGCCGAGCAGGTGAGGAGTATGGCCCTCTGTATGTATCGATTAGCCTCATCTCCACTGAAACTGACGTCCAGGTCCAGGTAGGACCTGAgcaggggggttaaaaaaaagagaagaggtaCAACAATCAGTCAAATAGTACAGATGGTCTCCAGAACTGAGAACTCACTGGAAGGGGTGCACTCCGTCGCCCCACTGGATGGCGTGAAGCAGGCCGTAGTAGACCCGGACGgagattgtgaaacacatgaTGGCCAGCGCCAGGGTGGAGAACACGGTGATGATGCTGAGCTGGAACAGGGAGAGAAGAGCCACCACCAGCCCTGTAAACACCAGGCCTGTCCTCTCGGTGTCCTTCCAGTACAACAGGTCCATCACTGAACAGAAATAGAGCAACAGACATAGTTAAAATGGGATCTGTGAAGGAGGATAAATGAAAAGCGAATCTGTGGAATGCTGATTGTAGAAAAATATTGAgcgtgtcaaaggtcaaagacAGATCTGTAGTAAGAAGGGATACAAAGAAAGGAGAGAACTTTGAAGTACATACAGAAGAAAATCATTGCTCAGGGGCAGAAGAGGCCTTACAGCTGTGAGAAAGGGCTTAAGTGGTGGCCATTTTAGGGAGCGGGCTGAAAGGGCAAGAgggcccacacacactcacaagcacACACTGAAAGAATTCTGCTTGGCTGAGACAGCAGAGCATGAGGCTTGGCAAAAGGTCCACAAAAAACAACTGAGTTTATATGAGGTGGGGAAGGACACTTTTCTCACTTTCCATTACCACtcagtcctactcagggttgcGGCTGTCGGAGCCCATCCTGGAACCATCCTGGTCGTGGccgcagaacacacacacatacacacacacacagcatcctcTCACACACTCGCTGGACAATtcaacaccaacaacaatgtttatttcttatatagcccaaaatcatgcacagtatgtctcaatgggcatttgacaccctccacacctgacccatctgcacacaaggaaaaacactAGGCGAGTGGGGAAAGTAGAGTAAACCTGCAATTGGTTTCAGGGTAGAGTAAGCCTGCAATTGGTGATTtttcagtgcagggttggtgatgatttgtccaggaaagaaaaatgtccaaaattttCCAGATAGGGACCCCAtttcagggtagagtgagcaatTCAGAGTTGCCAGAAACAAGAGAACCCTTAAATAAACCTGCACCGACATGTAAACTCTgaacacacaaggtctgaggcGGGATTTAAACTCACAACCATAGAGGTGTGAGGACAAATCACTAACCACCACTCACAAAACTATTTAATTGACACTTTTAGAATCAGAGCGCTATTGCTGGTCTCCTTAGCTGGAAGCTATATATCCTTAACATGAACACCCATTAGTCAGTGAGgggcaaggaagcggccccgtaattggaagtttgccagttcgaatcacgatccgctgaggtgccactgagccaagcaccgtccccacacactgctccccaggtgcctgtcatggctgcccactgctcaccaggacacattttgttgtgtcactgtgtgctgtgccgcagcgtatcacaatgacaatcacttcactttcagatcaaAAATTTGTTACACCTTCAGAAATGTGAAAAGATCCATTTCACTTCCCAACAACacattttttgtactttttaactTTGTAGTGTTTAtatattacagcatttatcagttgcCTGGTTCATGGGTTATCCCCAATCTGGG is part of the Denticeps clupeoides chromosome 19, fDenClu1.1, whole genome shotgun sequence genome and harbors:
- the LOC114769758 gene encoding reticulon-2-like isoform X2, which gives rise to MASKVMDLLYWKDTERTGLVFTGLVVALLSLFQLSIITVFSTLALAIMCFTISVRVYYGLLHAIQWGDGVHPFQSYLDLDVSFSGDEANRYIQRAILLTCSAVDAVKRLFFVSSLCDSLKFLLLMYLVTYLGNLCNGLTLLITGVIAVFSLPVFYKQHQEKVDSVVAAVRAHTENIKDILYRLSQGGGISPDSTPGGAKPKVK
- the LOC114769758 gene encoding reticulon-1-A-like isoform X1 — translated: MASKVMDLLYWKDTERTGLVFTGLVVALLSLFQLSIITVFSTLALAIMCFTISVRVYYGLLHAIQWGDGVHPFQSYLDLDVSFSGDEANRYIQRAILLTCSAVDAVKRLFFVSSLCDSLKFLLLMYLVTYLGNLCNGLTLLITGVIAVFSLPVFYKQHQEKVDSVVAAVRAHTENIKDMWRHQPRLHPWRCQTQGQVTKMRSREGERRSYRLSLRCLNQQSVFGLSVSFAGVV